The proteins below come from a single Acanthopagrus latus isolate v.2019 chromosome 4, fAcaLat1.1, whole genome shotgun sequence genomic window:
- the cdkn1ca gene encoding cyclin-dependent kinase inhibitor 1Ca, giving the protein MNPMKGRESVCRSLFGPVDQEQLRRDLKQRLKEITEQDSRRWNFNFQADTPLPGRFQWEEVPADCAAALYREPAERTDTVCGDGLSDREESADTDQENRSSVSNTRKRPAEATPVRRKRAHSRPAAKPRSRNARITDFFAKRRRTTETKSALSPFLTSSSEAAQCKTIR; this is encoded by the exons ATGAACCCCATGAAGGGCAGAGAGTCGGTGTGCAGGAGCCTGTTCGGCCCGGTGGACCAGGAGCAGCTGCGCCGGGACTTGAAGCAGAGGCTGAAGGAGATCACCGAGCAGGACAGCCGCCGCTGGAACTTCAACTTCCAGGCCGACACGCCGCTGCCGGGCAGGTTCCAGTGGGAGGAGGTGCCCGCAGACTGCGCCGCTGCGCTCTACCGGGAGCCCGCAGAGAGGACGGACACCGTGTGCGGTGACGGGCTGAGCGACCGCGAGGAGAGCGCGGACACCGACCAGGAGAACCGCTCCAGCGTCTCCAACACGCGCAAGCGTCCCGCCGAGGCGACGCCCGTCCGGAGGAAGAGGGCGCACTCCAGACCGGCAGCCAAGCCCAGGAGCAGGAACGCACGAATTACAG ATTTCTTCGCAAAGAGAAGGAGGACGACGGAAACAAAGAGCGCCCTGAGTCCTTTCCTCACGAGTTCCAGTGAGGCAGCTCAGTGCAAAACAATAAGATGA